The following coding sequences lie in one Amycolatopsis cihanbeyliensis genomic window:
- a CDS encoding SCO6745 family protein, which translates to MDHQEAAQLAYRCHRVLEPLHSMVYFAPEAEDRLTAAGLRPGRMCYFASRSAPMGAVGPGTVAATFFNFNPVLVAEHIPEAWKLATPEQVLEARLVAADAALRRLLGADADSEQVAEAADLARQAAELCIPEGRPLYAAHADLDWPSEPHLVLWHAASLLREFRGDGHIAALVGAGLNGLTALVTHTATGKGFLESVAKRLRGWSDDQWAATVDYLRGEGLLDADGNLTEQGNQLRERVEADTNAAAAGPFATLGAEKAERLRELGRSLSRQIIAEGAYPQEGIFANSR; encoded by the coding sequence ATGGATCACCAAGAAGCCGCGCAGCTCGCCTACCGCTGCCACCGGGTGCTCGAGCCATTGCACTCGATGGTCTACTTCGCCCCGGAGGCCGAGGACCGGCTCACCGCGGCGGGCCTGCGCCCCGGCCGGATGTGCTACTTCGCCAGCCGTTCCGCCCCGATGGGCGCGGTCGGCCCCGGCACGGTGGCCGCGACCTTCTTCAACTTCAACCCGGTTCTGGTCGCCGAGCACATCCCGGAGGCGTGGAAGTTGGCCACCCCGGAGCAGGTGCTCGAGGCCAGGCTGGTGGCCGCCGACGCCGCGCTGCGCAGGCTGCTCGGTGCGGATGCGGACTCCGAGCAGGTGGCCGAGGCCGCCGACCTGGCGCGGCAGGCCGCCGAGCTGTGCATCCCGGAGGGGCGCCCGCTGTACGCCGCGCACGCCGACCTGGACTGGCCGAGCGAGCCGCACCTCGTGCTCTGGCACGCCGCCTCGCTGCTGCGCGAGTTCCGTGGGGACGGGCACATCGCCGCGCTGGTCGGCGCCGGGCTGAACGGGCTCACCGCACTGGTGACGCACACCGCGACCGGCAAGGGTTTCCTCGAGTCGGTCGCCAAGCGCCTGCGGGGCTGGTCCGACGACCAGTGGGCGGCCACCGTCGACTACCTGCGTGGCGAGGGCCTGCTGGACGCCGACGGGAACCTCACCGAGCAGGGCAACCAGTTGCGCGAGCGGGTGGAGGCGGACACCAACGCCGCGGCCGCGGGCCCGTTCGCCACGCTCGGCGCGGAGAAGGCCGAGCGGCTGCGCGAGCTCGGCCGCTCGCTCAGCAGGCAGATCATCGCCGAGGGTGCCTACCCGCAGGAGGGCATCTTCGCCAACTCCCGCTAG
- a CDS encoding zinc ribbon domain-containing protein encodes MKAESAVQRQLLDLAKADADLDRVEHRRRNLPELAEIAQAEKTLRERKDALVAVQTSASDLDREVARQEKEVDSVRARGEKDRKLMESGSVGAKQLTDLEHEVATLQRRQSALEDDLLDLMERKEALEQDAQRTGAEVDKAERDLADAAKRRDEALADLESTEAKRKADRDALLPRFPEDLLTLYSRVREQKGIGAALLRSRRCGACQLELDRNTVSEIKAAAEDEVVRCENCGAILVRTMESGL; translated from the coding sequence GTGAAGGCAGAATCTGCCGTCCAGCGTCAGCTACTCGACCTGGCCAAAGCCGATGCCGACCTGGACCGGGTCGAGCACCGTCGGCGCAACCTCCCCGAGCTGGCCGAGATCGCCCAGGCGGAGAAGACCCTGCGGGAGCGTAAGGACGCGCTGGTGGCCGTGCAGACTTCGGCCTCCGACCTGGATCGGGAGGTGGCCCGGCAGGAGAAGGAGGTCGACTCGGTCCGGGCACGCGGGGAGAAGGACCGCAAGCTGATGGAGTCCGGTTCGGTCGGCGCCAAGCAGCTGACCGACCTCGAGCACGAGGTGGCCACCCTGCAACGCCGCCAGTCCGCGCTGGAGGACGACCTGCTGGATCTGATGGAGCGCAAGGAAGCGCTGGAGCAGGACGCCCAGCGCACCGGCGCCGAGGTGGACAAGGCCGAGCGGGACCTCGCCGATGCGGCCAAGCGCAGGGATGAGGCGCTCGCCGACCTCGAGTCGACCGAGGCCAAGCGCAAGGCCGATCGCGACGCGCTGCTGCCCCGGTTCCCCGAGGACCTGCTGACGCTGTACAGCCGGGTGCGCGAGCAGAAGGGGATCGGTGCTGCCCTGCTGCGGTCCCGGCGATGCGGCGCCTGCCAGCTCGAACTGGACCGCAACACCGTCTCCGAGATCAAGGCCGCCGCCGAGGACGAGGTCGTCCGCTGCGAGAACTGCGGAGCCATCCTGGTGCGCACCATGGAGTCCGGGCTGTGA
- a CDS encoding bifunctional RNase H/acid phosphatase: MTTLQVIVEADGGSRGNPGPAGYGAVVKDAATGQVLAERSAGLGVATNNVAEYQGLIAGLEAAAELGASTVEARLDSKLVVEQLSGRWKIKNAALQPLAVRARDLVRRFERVRFEWIPRARNAHADRLANEAMDTQAGIETTPAPEREEPEQTELWPSADRSSPAGWTGAVGTPTKLLLLRHGQTAMSVDRRYSGRGDVPLTELGAQQAAAAAKRLSTMDGLLVGGEPAPVITSPLGRARQTARAVADALGGPVTEHAGLTETDFGAWEGLTFPEAAQRDPELHRAWLGDASVPPPGGESFDAVHRRVRGALAELTESYAGRTVVVVSHVTPIKTVLRIALDAGQSLLFRLHLDLASLSIAEFYPDGNASVRLVNDISHLS, from the coding sequence GTGACGACACTTCAGGTCATCGTCGAGGCCGATGGCGGTTCCCGGGGCAACCCCGGCCCCGCGGGCTACGGCGCGGTGGTGAAGGACGCGGCCACCGGGCAGGTACTCGCCGAACGTTCCGCCGGGCTGGGCGTGGCCACCAACAACGTCGCCGAGTACCAGGGACTGATCGCCGGGCTGGAGGCCGCCGCCGAGCTCGGCGCGTCCACTGTGGAGGCCCGGCTGGACTCGAAGCTGGTCGTCGAGCAGCTCTCCGGCCGCTGGAAGATCAAGAACGCGGCGTTGCAGCCGCTCGCGGTGCGGGCTCGCGACCTTGTGCGACGGTTCGAACGGGTCCGGTTCGAATGGATTCCGCGCGCGCGGAACGCCCACGCGGACCGGCTGGCCAACGAAGCGATGGACACCCAGGCCGGTATCGAGACCACCCCCGCGCCCGAGCGCGAGGAACCGGAGCAGACCGAGCTCTGGCCGAGCGCGGACCGGTCCTCCCCTGCCGGGTGGACGGGTGCCGTCGGGACGCCGACCAAGCTGTTGCTGCTGCGGCACGGGCAGACCGCGATGTCGGTGGACCGGCGCTACTCCGGCCGTGGCGACGTGCCGCTCACCGAACTGGGTGCCCAGCAGGCGGCGGCCGCGGCCAAGCGGTTGTCCACGATGGATGGCCTGTTGGTGGGCGGAGAGCCCGCCCCGGTCATCACCTCGCCCCTTGGCAGGGCGCGGCAGACCGCCCGGGCCGTCGCCGACGCGCTCGGCGGTCCCGTCACCGAGCACGCCGGGTTGACCGAGACCGACTTCGGCGCCTGGGAGGGGCTGACCTTCCCCGAGGCGGCCCAGCGGGATCCGGAGCTGCACCGGGCCTGGCTCGGCGACGCCTCGGTGCCGCCGCCGGGCGGGGAGAGCTTCGACGCCGTGCACCGCAGGGTGCGCGGTGCGCTGGCTGAGCTGACCGAGTCCTACGCCGGGCGCACGGTGGTCGTGGTCAGCCATGTCACGCCGATCAAGACCGTGCTGCGCATCGCGCTGGACGCCGGGCAGTCCCTGCTCTTCCGGCTGCACCTGGATCTGGCCTCGCTGTCGATCGCCGAGTTCTACCCGGACGGCAACGCCTCCGTCCGGCTGGTGAACGACATCTCGCACCTGTCCTGA
- a CDS encoding LGFP repeat-containing protein, with amino-acid sequence MDGGLERGREDGGLGYPTTEETASTDSEGEPGRYVRFRKNGSPGTLYWRHDIGTRAVYGAIDARWTSYGREKGSLGVPRIDVTATPDGVAWYVHFTRNASPTGCG; translated from the coding sequence GTGGACGGTGGGCTGGAGCGGGGCAGGGAGGACGGTGGGCTCGGGTATCCCACCACGGAGGAGACGGCCAGCACCGACTCCGAAGGCGAGCCCGGTCGCTACGTGCGCTTCCGCAAGAACGGTTCGCCCGGCACGTTGTACTGGCGGCACGACATCGGTACCCGTGCCGTGTACGGGGCGATCGACGCGCGGTGGACCTCGTACGGGCGGGAGAAGGGCAGCCTCGGGGTGCCGAGGATCGATGTCACCGCGACCCCGGACGGGGTCGCCTGGTATGTCCACTTCACCAGGAACGCCTCCCCGACCGGTTGTGGGTGA
- a CDS encoding Nif3-like dinuclear metal center hexameric protein: MSVPVSEVIAALEAAYPPALAESWDAVGLVCGDPTESADRVLVCVDPVEETVAEAEELGARLIVAHHPLLLRGVHGVAADTAKGRLVHRMIRAGIALYCAHTNADSANPGVSDALAETVGGLRVLGPLAPHEDGVTGIGRICELVEPERLGSFVARVADALPATRPGVTGAGDPDRLLRTVAVSGGAGDSYLGRASAAGVDAYVTADLRHHPAGEHLGAAGPVPALVGLTHWASEWPWCGQAANVIESAGAGTVDVHVSTRCTDPWNLRAS, from the coding sequence ATGTCAGTGCCAGTCTCCGAGGTGATCGCCGCGCTCGAAGCGGCCTACCCGCCCGCGCTCGCCGAGTCCTGGGACGCCGTGGGCCTGGTGTGCGGAGACCCGACCGAGTCCGCGGACCGGGTGCTGGTCTGTGTGGACCCGGTCGAGGAAACCGTGGCCGAGGCCGAGGAGCTCGGCGCCCGGCTGATCGTCGCGCACCACCCGCTGCTGCTGCGTGGGGTGCACGGGGTCGCCGCCGACACCGCGAAGGGCCGGCTGGTGCACCGGATGATCCGCGCGGGGATCGCCCTGTACTGCGCACACACCAACGCCGACTCCGCCAACCCCGGGGTTTCCGACGCGCTGGCCGAGACCGTCGGCGGGTTGCGGGTGCTGGGTCCGCTCGCGCCGCACGAGGACGGCGTCACCGGGATCGGCCGGATCTGCGAGCTGGTCGAGCCGGAACGTCTCGGTTCCTTCGTGGCCCGGGTGGCGGACGCGCTGCCCGCGACCCGGCCAGGGGTGACCGGGGCGGGCGACCCGGACCGGTTGCTGCGCACCGTCGCGGTCTCCGGCGGGGCGGGGGACAGCTACCTGGGCCGGGCGAGTGCCGCCGGGGTGGACGCCTATGTCACCGCCGATCTCCGGCACCATCCGGCAGGTGAGCACCTCGGCGCGGCCGGCCCGGTGCCCGCGCTGGTCGGACTCACCCACTGGGCCAGCGAGTGGCCGTGGTGCGGGCAGGCAGCGAACGTCATCGAGTCGGCCGGTGCGGGTACCGTCGACGTTCATGTCTCCACGCGGTGCACCGATCCGTGGAACCTGCGAGCGAGCTGA
- a CDS encoding chorismate mutase has translation MHGRLSSLLLAAGASVALVCAPQPASAQPSQPLLPLTDLAAERALIANAVAAAKWGTGGPIEDPARERRILATVAERAADIGIDPATATRIFRDQLTAGKLVQRALHAYWTAHPERQPTAWPDLATEVRPALDRITGELLAQLEATGTARADRTCPHHLFRAVRTVGEARSLDPLHRTALERAVRSVCHPDDT, from the coding sequence GTGCACGGTCGGTTGTCCTCGCTCCTGCTCGCCGCGGGCGCCTCGGTCGCGCTGGTGTGCGCTCCCCAGCCCGCCTCGGCACAGCCGAGCCAACCGCTGCTGCCGCTGACCGATCTCGCCGCGGAGCGCGCGCTGATCGCGAACGCGGTGGCGGCCGCGAAATGGGGTACCGGTGGGCCCATCGAGGACCCGGCTCGCGAACGGCGGATCCTGGCCACCGTGGCCGAGCGCGCAGCCGACATCGGCATCGACCCCGCCACGGCCACCCGGATCTTTCGCGACCAGCTGACGGCCGGCAAGCTGGTGCAGCGGGCGCTGCACGCGTACTGGACCGCCCACCCCGAGCGGCAACCGACCGCATGGCCGGACCTCGCCACCGAGGTCCGGCCGGCGCTGGACCGGATCACCGGCGAGTTGCTCGCCCAACTCGAGGCCACCGGCACCGCACGGGCCGACCGGACCTGCCCGCACCACCTGTTCCGCGCCGTACGTACGGTCGGCGAGGCACGCTCGCTGGATCCGCTGCACCGCACCGCGCTGGAGCGGGCCGTGCGTTCGGTATGCCACCCCGACGACACCTGA
- a CDS encoding low molecular weight protein-tyrosine-phosphatase, protein MTDSPVPHVCFVCSGNICRSPMAALVFTEHLRRAGLAEQVRVSSAGIGPWHVGEPADPRARATLDAHGYRGEHIAAQVGAPHLDADLLLAADASHRRDLRRLAPDPDRVRMLREFDPSAPDGAEVPDPYYGADGGFEEVLGMIERSMPGLLDWVREHR, encoded by the coding sequence GTGACCGACTCCCCCGTACCGCACGTCTGTTTCGTCTGCTCGGGAAACATCTGCCGCTCGCCGATGGCCGCGCTGGTCTTCACCGAGCACCTGCGCCGCGCCGGGCTCGCCGAACAGGTGCGGGTGAGCAGCGCCGGGATCGGACCGTGGCACGTCGGCGAGCCCGCCGACCCGCGGGCGCGGGCCACGCTGGACGCGCACGGCTACCGCGGTGAACACATCGCGGCACAGGTCGGTGCACCGCACCTGGACGCCGACCTGCTGCTCGCCGCGGACGCCTCCCACCGGCGCGACCTGCGCAGGCTCGCGCCGGACCCGGACCGCGTGCGCATGCTGCGGGAGTTCGACCCCTCCGCGCCGGACGGCGCCGAGGTGCCCGACCCGTACTACGGCGCCGACGGTGGGTTCGAGGAGGTGCTCGGCATGATCGAACGGTCGATGCCCGGCCTGCTCGACTGGGTGCGGGAGCACCGGTGA